A genomic stretch from Eretmochelys imbricata isolate rEreImb1 chromosome 24, rEreImb1.hap1, whole genome shotgun sequence includes:
- the LOC144279953 gene encoding alpha-tectorin-like has protein sequence MWNGLVGTGIVSPLSAPRVSSDTLMYPYGPKFRDRRTPKADDGSSPEIPISVRFSFYSRSYRSLYVNNNGVVSFGAPVNQFTPDSFPLTDGRAFVAPFWADVDNRITGEVCYRQSRDPQLLQRVTADINAYFPHEEFTAAWLFVATWDRVTFYGSKSSKVNTFQVVLTTDGDLSFIMLHYTDIQWTTGAASGGDPHTGLGGTPAQAGFNSGGSKNYFNIPGSQTPSILKISSMSNIKSPGRWAFQVDNFAVPNGCVYNANFLPPGTFFWSDQKCDRRCQCMYGEDGVTCHARGCSPDEACHPASWYHVCQPISRAACRAWAGRHYRTFDGRLYRFQGACTHTLSQLCAPPHPSGLAPFRVEAESEDPGAAQGAPCTRLVRVTVYGQDIAMARGATGHVTVNGIKSLLPVALLNGKIQVHQNGFSVKVATDFGVEISYDGIQHVEVTVPSTYHGFTCGLCGTLTGDPSDDFQTPNGTLVTSAAVFATSWQVKGDRRQCAEDQELPSCPPAEQAHYSGHDYCGIMQMSPGPFTACAQALSQEGLVENCMYDLCMSRGNRTVLCGVLGAYTESCQAANITVGQWRADRFCGE, from the exons ATGTGGAACGGACTTGTTGGCACGGGAATCG TATCCCCACTGTCTGCTCCCCGTGTCTCCTCAGATACACTCATGTACCCATATGGACCCAAGTTCCGAGACAGAAGAACCCCCAAGGCAGACGATGGGTCGTCTCCTGAAATCCCCATCTCAGTGCGCTTCTCCTTCTACAGCAGGAGTTACCGCTCTCTTTAC GTGAACAATAATGGTGTGGTGTCGTTTGGCGCCCCCGTTAACCAGTTCACACCTGATTCCTTCCCACTGACCGATGGCCGGGCCTTTGTGGCGCCGTTCTGGGCGGATGTGGATAACCGCATCACGGGCGAGGTGTGTTACCGGCAGAGCCGAGACCCGCAGCTCTTGCAGAGAGTCACGGCTGACATCAACGCCTACTTCCCCCACGAAGAGTTCACCGCGGCCTGGCTCTTTGTGGCCACTTGGGACCGCGTGACCTTCTATGGCTCCAAATCCTCCAAG GTGAACACCTTCCAGGTGGTTCTAACCACTGACGGCGACCTGTCCTTCATCATGCTGCACTACACAGACATCCAGTGGACTACAGGGGCGGCGAGTGGTGGGGACCCCCATACTGGATTGGGAGGCACCCCAGCTCAG GCTGGATTTAACAGTGGTGGGTCCAAAAATTACTTCAACATCCCTGGCTCACAGACCCCAAGCATCCTGAAGATCAGCTCAATGAGCAACATCAAGAGCCCTGGGCGATGGGCCTTCCAGGTGGACAATTTTGCTGTGCCCAACGGCTGTGTCTACAACG ccaactTCCTGCCCCCTGGCACTTTCTTCTGGAGCGACCAGAAGTGCGATCGCCGGTGCCAGTGTATGTATGGGGAGGACGGGGTGACATGCCATGCAAGGGGTTGCTCCCCAGATGAGGCCTGCCACCCAGCCTCCTGGTACCACGTGTGTCAGCCCATCAGCCGAGCAGCCTGCCGGGCCTGGGCGGGGCGGCACTACAGAACCTTCGATGGGCGGCTCTACCGCTTCCAGGGGGCCTGCACCCACACGCTGTCCCAGCTGTGCGCCCCCCCGCATCCCTCTGGCCTGGCGCCATTCCGGGTGGAGGCAGAGAGCGAGGACCCAGGGGCCGCACAGGGGGCACCCTGCACCCGCCTTGTCCGGGTGACAGTCTACGGACAGGACATCGCCATGGCCAGGGGGGCCACTGGACACGTCACG GTGAATGGGATAAAGTCTCTCCTTCCGGTCGCTCTTCTCAATGGGAAGATCCAAGTGCACCAGAATGGCTTCTCTGTGAAAGTTGCCACTGATTTTGGGGTGGAGATTTCCTATGATGGGATTCAACATGTGGAGGTCACCGTGCCCTCGACTTACCATGGCTTCACCTGCGGCCTGTGCGGGACACTGACTGGTGACCCCTCCGATGACTTCCAGACTCCAAATGGCACCTTAGTCACGTCAGCTGCTGTCTTTGCCACAAGCTGGCAGGTGAAGGGTGACAGGCGCCAGTGTGCGGAGGACCAGGAGCTGCCTTCTTGTCCCCCTGCTGAACAGGCTCATTATTCTGGCCATGACTACTGCGGCATTATGCAAATGTCTCCAGGCCCCTTCACAGCCTGCGCTCAGGCCCTATCCCAGGAAGGCTTGGTGGAAAACTGTATGTATGACCTCTGCATGTCCAGGGGGAATCGGACTGTGCTGTGTGGGGTTCTGGGTGCTTACACAGAGAGCTGCCAGGCGGCCAACATCACTGTTGGGCAGTGGAGAGCAGACCGATTTTGTGGTGAGTAA
- the LOC144279566 gene encoding sulfotransferase 2B1-like yields the protein MAREYFTHKGLLFPCLDYSPEALSYVENEFQVRDDDVFNVTYPKSGTNWMLEILSLIRCDGDPGWVRSVLNWERGPWLETHLGMEVTLKYPPPRLLCSHLPVQLFPKSLQRSKAKIIYTLRCPKDVLVSLYHFSKLLRLFKDPGSLDSFFEDFLSGNVAYGSWFDHVTGWMGLKGNENFFPITYEELQQDPLGSVRRICHFLGKELSDEQVAAVVENASFQSMKGNKMSNFSQAEDQYVDHQKGELLRKGICGDWRNHFSEAQSQRFDTVYRERMQGLGMTFPWD from the exons ATGGCACGTGAATACTTCACCCACAAGGGGTTGCTGTTTCCATGCCTGGATTACTCCCCCGAGGCGCTGAGCTACGTGGAGAATGAATTCCAGGTGCGGGATGACGATGTCTTCAACGTCACCTACCCCAAGTCAG GCACTAACTGGATGCTGGAAATCCTGAGTCTGATCCGTTGTGACGGGGACCCCGGCTGGGTGCGCAGCGTGCTGAACTGGGAGCGGGGTCCCTGGCTGGAGACTCACCTGGGGATGGAGGTTACCCTGAAATACCCCCCAccccggctgctctgctcccATCTCCCCGTGCAGCTCTTCCCCAAGTCCCTGCAGCGCTCCAAGGCCAAG ATCATCTACACCCTGCGCTGCCCCAAGGACGTCCTGGTCTCGCTCTACCACTTCTCCAAGCTGCTGCGCCTCTTCAAGGACCCTGGCTCACTGGACTCCTTCTTCGAGGACTTCCTGAGCGGGAATG TGGCCTATGGCTCCTGGTTCGACCATGTCACCGGCTGGATGGGGCTGAAGGGCAACGAGAACTTCTTCCCCATCACCTAcgaggagctgcagcag GATCCACTGGGCAGCGTGCGGAGAATCtgccacttcctggggaaggagcTGAGTGATGAGCAAGTGGCCGCTGTGGTGGAGAACGCCTCCTTTCAGAGCATGAAGGGGAACAAAATGTCCAACTTCTCCCAGGCGGAGGACCAGTACGTGGACCACCAGAAGGGGGAGCTCTTGCGGAAAG GGATCTGCGGCGACTGGAGGAACCATTTCTCGGAGGCGCAGAGCCAACGATTCGACACTGTTTACCGGGAGCGGATGCAGGGTCTGGGCATGACCTTCCCCTGGGACTGA